The following coding sequences are from one Bufo bufo chromosome 2, aBufBuf1.1, whole genome shotgun sequence window:
- the LOC120989050 gene encoding homeobox and leucine zipper protein Homez-like isoform X1, with amino-acid sequence MSPTATNASGVYPEDTPGLVCLPPLSDDLQLIWTQAELTSELDDNPQLIHTFSYFPYPTMPEIALLCLRYGLQMEKVKAWFMVQRIRCGISWSSEEIEETRSRLLYNQDQLHFKPLMAAAKKSNVFRNLEKPPVPSPKRDAEQVTLPHSPCLSSGDVAPEAKKLRLNDISPEGHGKNTTELNNEQKKKSPRHDPIGIYMHYKTSTDQSPEPKQILRNQVKYPAETYVFVPVETEKNSSVSSPATDEEACKILSSSWNMDDSKEMQAHGSNETGGGTLREDYYTRVMRRQRKTKEQLAILKSFFLQCQWARREDYRQLEEITGLPRADIIQWFGDTRYALKHGQLRWFRDSTQERPKWLDEPQHHVNQNGRHGEHTSGEHARVVTLAPDLGTPESGSRPAVKMLLKSSEHSMTSTPVVKLKEPSSPCSGKTMQKVPEIDADRFATTSGTPKSAHKLISTSTIVASSEPTYQDHNLPASQKKYDVLDRYWSTHHCIREEDLLSLVRKSGLSRKEILDWFCQKNKEPAEVEVCLDEEDDELTEQEDEVVIIQD; translated from the coding sequence ATGTCTCCCACAGCCACCAATGCTTCTGGTGTGTATCCAGAAGACACTCCTGGACTTGTATGTTTGCCTCCTCTTTCAGATGATCTTCAGTTGATTTGGACTCAGGCAGAGCTGACCAGTGAGTTGGATGATAATCCACAGCTTATCCACACTTTTAGTTACTTTCCCTATCCTACAATGCCAGAGATTGCTTTGCTTTGCTTACGATATGGACTACAGATGGAAAAAGTGAAAGCCTGGTTTATGGTACAACGTATTCGCTGTGGTATCAGCTGGTCTTCAGAGGAAATTGAAGAGACACGTTCACGTTTGCTATACAATCAGGATCAGCTACATTTCAAGCCCCTGATGGCAGCAGCCAAGAAGTCTAATGTATTCAGAAATTTAGaaaagcctccagttccttcaccaaAGCGTGATGCGGAGCAAGTAACACTTCCACACTCTCCTTGTTTGTCCTCAGGTGATGTGGCCCCGGAAGCCAAAAAACTAAGATTAAATGACATATCGCCTGAGGGGCATGGAAAAAACACTACAGAACTTAACaatgaacaaaaaaagaaaagcccACGCCATGACCCAATAGGCATCTACATGCACTACAAAACATCTACTGACCAGTCTCCTGAACCAAAACAGATACTGAGAAACCAAGTCAAGTATCCTGCAGAAACATATGTGTTTGTACCAGTTGAGACTGAAAAGAACTCCTCTGTGTCTTCTCCTGCCACAGATGAGGAAGCCTGTAAAATATTGTCTTCATCTTGGAATATGGATGATTCCAAGGAAATGCAAGCTCATGGGTCTAATGAGACTGGTGGTGGAACTCTCAGAGAAGACTATTACACTCGAGTTATGCGACGACAGCGAAAAACCAAAGAACAGTTGGCCATACTgaaatccttttttttgcagtgccAGTGGGCTCGTCGTGAAGACTACAGACAGCTGGAGGAAATAACTGGGTTGCCAAGGGCAGACATCATCCAGTGGTTCGGAGATACACGCTATGCACTTAAACATGGACAACTTAGGTGGTTCCGTGATAGTACCCAAGAACGCCCCAAATGGCTGGATGAACCACAGCATCATGTGAATCAAAATGGAAGGCATGGTGAACATACTTCTGGAGAACATGCTAGAGTTGTAACTTTGGCTCCTGATTTAGGAACCCCAGAATCAGGAAGTAGGCCTGCAGTTAAAATGTTATTAAAGTCATCAGAACATTCTATGACTAGTACACCAGTAGTAAAATTAAAGGAACCATCGAGTCCATGCTCAGGAAAAACTATGCAAAAAGTTCCAGAAATTGATGCTGATAGGTTTGCAACTACTTCAGGGACACCAAAATCTGCACATAAATTAATATCAACTTCCACTATAGTAGCCTCGTCAGAGCCTACTTATCAGGACCATAATCTACCTGCTTCCCAAAAAAAGTATGATGTATTGGACAGATACTGGTCTACTCATCATTGCATACGTGAGGAAGACTTACTGTCACTTGTAAGAAAATCTGGTTTAAGTCGAAAGGAGATATTAGATTGGTtttgtcaaaaaaataaagaaccTGCTGAAGTGGAGGTATGTCTGGATGAAGAAGACGACGAGCTGACAGAGCAGGAAGATGAAGTGGTTATCATTCAGGACTAG